The DNA region AACTTCGCGCTTCTCGACCTCGCAGCGGCCCTCGGCTGGGTGCGCGAACACATCGGCAGCTTCGGCGGCGATCCGGGCAATATCACGATCTTCGGCGAATCGGCCGGCGGCCATAACGTGTTGATGCTCTACACCTCGCCGATCGCTCGCGGGCTCTTCCACCGCGCAATCGTCCAGAGCGGTGGCACCTGGGCCGAGCAGCCGGCCCGGGGTGAGAACCCGATGGATGCGGACGAACCGGGGCACGAGAAGAGCAGTGCCGAGATCGTCTTCACGCGCCTCATCGCGGAAGGAATCGCCGAGGATCGTGAAGCCGCGAAGAAGCGACTGGCGGAGATGACCCACCGAGAACTCGCCGCGTTCCTCCGCGAACAGGATGCCTTCGCCTTGCTCGGCAGCTACGACGACAGCGGCATCGGCATGTACGCGATGCCGAAACCGTTCACCGATGGTGTCGTGCTCCCGGCGGACGGAATCCGCGGCGGCCTCGAACGACCAGATGGCCATGCCGACGTGCCGATCCTGCTCGGATCGAACCGGGATGAGAACAAGCTCTTCCTCTTCTTCGATCCGGAATATGTGGATCGCTGGTTCGGGATCTGGCCCCAGGTCCACGACGAGGCGCGCTACCTCACGACGGCCGAGTACATGACGCGCCATTGGAAGGCCACGGGTGTCGACGAACTGGCCGAGATTCTTGCGCCCCAGCAGCCGGGCCATGTGTTCGGCTACCGCTTCGATTGGGACGACGAGCCGACCCTTCTCGGGAAGGACCTCGGGCAGCTTCTCGGTGCGGCCCACGGCTTCGAGATCCCCTTCGTATTCGGGCATTGGAACATCGGGCCTCAGACCAGCCTGCTCTTCACCGAGGAGAACCTCCCCGGCCGCGAAGCACTCTCCACGGCCATGCGTTCGTACTGGGCACAATTCGCGGCCAGCGGGAATCCGGGCCGTGGCCGCCGAGGGGATCTTCCGGCCTGGAAGGCCTGGGATCCAGATGAGGCAGCTGAAAAATGGCTGCGACTCGACGCCGCAGCCGAGGGCGGACTGCGCATGGCGCGTGAAATCGAAACCAGCGCCGGGATCATTGCCGCCCTATCCGACGATGCGCGCCTGACCGACCCGGCCAACCGCTGCGCCGTTGCCAGGGCGATGCTCGATTGGGATCGCCTGGAGCCCGAAACGCTCGAGGCCCTGGATTGCGGCAACGAACTGGTCCATCCGTAGTGGCCGACGAAACGGCACCGCCGGAGGACTTCATCCGCCAGATCATTCGCGAGGAACTCGCGGCTGGAAAGGTCGGTGGGGTCGTGACGCGATTCCCGCCGGAACCGAATGGGCACCTTCACATCGGACATGCGGCGGCGATCTGCCAGAACTTCCTCGTGGCCGAGGAGTTCGGCGGGCGCTGCCATCTGCGTTTCGACGATACGAACCCGGCGGCCGAGGAAGCGCGTTACGCCGAGTTGATGATGGAGGACATTCGTTGGCTCGGCTTCGATTGGGGCGACCATCTCCACCACACCTCCGATTACTTCGAGCAGATCTTCGAGTTCGCATGCGTCCTGCTCCGCGAAGGCACCGCCTTCGTCTGCGACCTCAGCTCCGAAGAGATCGCCGCGCACCGAGGCACGCTGAAAGAACCGGGAACCGCGAGCCCTTACAGGGAGCGAAGCCCGGAAGAGAACCTCGACCTCTTCCAACGCATGCGCGCCGGAGAGTTCAAACCCGGCGAACGAGTCCTTCGCGCCAAGATCGACATGGGCTCATCGGTGCTGCCCATGCGCGATCCGATTCTCTACCGGATCCAGGCCACTTCCCATCCGCGCACGGGAACGACCTGGCCCATCTACCCCATGTACGACTTCGCCCACAGCCTCTCGGACGCGATCGAGGGCATCACACACTCGCTCTGCAGCCACGAATTCGTGGATCGCAGGCCTCTCTACGATTGGATCCTCGAGCACGTCGGCATTCCGGCCCCGCGGCCTCGGCAGATCGAATTCGGACGTGTCGGCCTCACCCATACGGTGATGAGCAAGCGGCATCTGGCCCGACTGATCGATGCGGGCATCATCCGCGATTGGGACGATCCTCGCATGCCGACGCTCTCGGGCATGCGCCGGCGCGGCTACACCCCGGAATCGATCCGCAGATTCTGTACAGGCGTCGGCCTCACCCGCCAGCCGAAGACC from bacterium includes:
- a CDS encoding carboxylesterase family protein — its product is MGFLKWMWAVPALLLACSSGPKPEAGADFTSIRQTPSGPVVGFTNTYGSHAWLGLPFAQAPVGNLRWRAPRAHPTWNEPREALSFGSSCVQFASEMGGDLSADPGEPVGDEDCLFLNVYAPRSEDAKAAAAANRPVLFWIHGGGNTIGTSAFYDGGRLAAEEDVVVVTVNYRLGAFGWFRNPALREGASPEESSGNFALLDLAAALGWVREHIGSFGGDPGNITIFGESAGGHNVLMLYTSPIARGLFHRAIVQSGGTWAEQPARGENPMDADEPGHEKSSAEIVFTRLIAEGIAEDREAAKKRLAEMTHRELAAFLREQDAFALLGSYDDSGIGMYAMPKPFTDGVVLPADGIRGGLERPDGHADVPILLGSNRDENKLFLFFDPEYVDRWFGIWPQVHDEARYLTTAEYMTRHWKATGVDELAEILAPQQPGHVFGYRFDWDDEPTLLGKDLGQLLGAAHGFEIPFVFGHWNIGPQTSLLFTEENLPGREALSTAMRSYWAQFAASGNPGRGRRGDLPAWKAWDPDEAAEKWLRLDAAAEGGLRMAREIETSAGIIAALSDDARLTDPANRCAVARAMLDWDRLEPETLEALDCGNELVHP
- a CDS encoding glutamine--tRNA ligase/YqeY domain fusion protein, coding for MRQRTGPSVVADETAPPEDFIRQIIREELAAGKVGGVVTRFPPEPNGHLHIGHAAAICQNFLVAEEFGGRCHLRFDDTNPAAEEARYAELMMEDIRWLGFDWGDHLHHTSDYFEQIFEFACVLLREGTAFVCDLSSEEIAAHRGTLKEPGTASPYRERSPEENLDLFQRMRAGEFKPGERVLRAKIDMGSSVLPMRDPILYRIQATSHPRTGTTWPIYPMYDFAHSLSDAIEGITHSLCSHEFVDRRPLYDWILEHVGIPAPRPRQIEFGRVGLTHTVMSKRHLARLIDAGIIRDWDDPRMPTLSGMRRRGYTPESIRRFCTGVGLTRQPKTVDLARLEFEIREHLNEVAPRFMGVQRPLKLIVENYPEDGSEELSAVNNPQDPTAGSREVPFSRELWIEQDDFAEDPPKKFHRLTPGKEVRLRYAYLVTCTDVVKDADGQVIEVHCRYDPETRGGDAPDGRKVRGTIHWVSARHAKPAELRLYEVLFRDEEPDPRDEGFEDALNPDSLETLDPAWLEPSLADAPAGTRLQLERLGYFCIDPDSTADKPVLNRIVGLRDTWGKLAKRGKA